In Sphingobacterium sp. SRCM116780, the genomic stretch TTTGGGGGTTTAATTTTATTTGTAGTGTATTATCTACATTTAGTTAGTGTAAATTTGAGATGGTATGATAATTGAATAATTATTTTAACATTTTTAGTATAAAAACGCGTTTTTTAGTACTTTTAGGATACTAAGAAAAAAAATTGACTCAATTTTTTTCATTTAAACTTTTTAATTATGGCGACTAAAATTCTTATGTTTTTTTTAATGATTTCATCACAGGTTACTGCTCAAGAATTAAATCTTCTTAAAATTCGAAAAGAGTACTCTTTGGCGGTAAAGGATGAAGAAATCTGTGAAAATAACTTGAATTTATTACGAGCCCAAGCGAAAACATCAACAGAAAAGGGTTATCTAGCGGTCTATGAAATGGTACATGGTAAGCATAGTGTAAATCCATTTAGAAAAATGAGTCAATTTAAGAAAGGAAAAAATTTACTTCAAAGTCTCATCAAACAAGACCCATCTAATGTAGAGCTCCGTTTTATCAGATGGAGCGTTCAAGCACATGCACCCTCTATTTTAGATTATCATGATGATATTTCTCATGATAAGCAATTTATGATTGCACATCTCCACGAACTTCAGAATACTGAGGTAATAGATATCATATATAAATATATAAAAGGTGCAAATTCATTTAGTGAAAAAGAATTGAAAGAATTGTTGAGATAATAACTTACCCATAGAAGGTTAGATTTCAATGTGAGGTTTGATATTTCAACACCCAATAACTACCTAAAATTAATATCATCCAATTTCAAAAACTAATATTCATAATAATTGTTAAACTTAGTATGTACATTCTTGGTTATACAAGTTTATAAGATACCTAAAGCGAGATACAAATAGGTGCTATTGTTGTAGGGTTACCAAGTTGTAAAAAAATTGTATTAATCAAAAGCTGGAAAAACTCGAAATAATGTATACGAACTATTGCAATTTCTAAGTTGAATCAATTGCATAAATTAATTGATATGGCTTTGCCTTCATTTCACAAGTATCATTAGGAAATGATGCGAAATAAGGTCGAGGCAATCTAATCCGTTTACGAAAACGTGCTATTTTAATATCTTTAACTTTTATTGCTGAATAGTCAGTAATTTGACGTTAACCTGATGAATGTTGTTTTTGATCTTTTTTTTAATTCTTATTTTTGCAATAGATAAATTGAGTTCTTAACAATTGTATTAATAGTTTTAGTTTATGGCAAAGCGTAACTTCATTTCAAACTCTACCGAATCCTCTAGAATGTTTAAAAGTGACTTGCTAGAATCCTTAACAAAAGTTCATTGGAGTGTCCCTATTATATTTTATTTACCGGTTATTGTTTACTTTTCTTGGAGAGCATTAGGACCTGGTGGCTTAAGCATTCTTAATTATATGGGGTATTTTGTTTCTGGATTAGCATTTTGGACGATATTTGAATACGCCTTACACCGATGGGTTTTTCATTATCATCCCACTAGTGAATGGGGAAAGAGAATAGCCTTTATTTTTCATGGTGTTCATCATGATTATCCAAAAGATAGATTAAGATTAGTGATGCCCTTATCTGCAAGTATTCCACTAGCAGCATTTGTGTATTATTTGTTTACATTATTTTTTAATTCAGATATTATATTGGCGGCATTTTTTTCTGGCTTTATGCTTGGTTATTTAATATATGATGAATGCCATTATGCCATGCATCATGCGAATTTTAAAAGTGGAATTTTCAAACGTATTAAACAACATCATATGTTGCATCATTATGCAGATCCAGAACACGGTTTTGGAGTCAGCTCAGCATTATGGGATGAAATATTGCGATCAGGATTTACGAAAGAGGAAGACAAGGAAAATAAAATTAGCATGAATAAATAGAGTATTCGTTATAAAAAAGGTTTATATTTCATATAAACCTTTTTTTATAACAGAGGTTTGCTATTTCCTTGTTGAATGTGGGCTATTTTATGAGCGAACATAGTAGCCATCTTTTCAGCTCTCCATTTAGCCTC encodes the following:
- a CDS encoding sterol desaturase family protein, translated to MAKRNFISNSTESSRMFKSDLLESLTKVHWSVPIIFYLPVIVYFSWRALGPGGLSILNYMGYFVSGLAFWTIFEYALHRWVFHYHPTSEWGKRIAFIFHGVHHDYPKDRLRLVMPLSASIPLAAFVYYLFTLFFNSDIILAAFFSGFMLGYLIYDECHYAMHHANFKSGIFKRIKQHHMLHHYADPEHGFGVSSALWDEILRSGFTKEEDKENKISMNK